In Capsicum annuum cultivar UCD-10X-F1 chromosome 7, UCD10Xv1.1, whole genome shotgun sequence, one genomic interval encodes:
- the LOC107854931 gene encoding MYB-like transcription factor ETC3, whose amino-acid sequence MADCDRSSTSDNASVVSAEFEQKLLSSRESTIDPPAVTALETTNKETSELEFSEDEEILIAKMFNLVGERWSLIAGRIPGRSADEIEKYWKLRIYSKSQGESMSEILLKSKDQSQTIALKEESGHSTENVKGK is encoded by the exons ATGGCAGATTGTGATCGATCAAGCACATCAGATAATGCCTCAGTAGTCTCAGCTG AATTTGAGCAAAAGTTATTGAGTTCACGTGAATCCACGATAGATCCACCCGCAGTGACGGCATTAGAGACCACCAACAAAGAAACCTCTGAACTTGAATTTTCAGAAGATGAAGAAATTCTCATTGCTAAAATGTTTAATTTGGTCGGAGAGCG GTGGTCATTAATTGCTGGAAGAATCCCAGGAAGAAGTGCTGATGAGATTGAAAAGTACTGGAAATTGAGAATATACTCCAAGAGCCA GGGCGAAAGTATGTCGGAGATACTACTCAAATCGAAAGATCAATCTCAAACCATTGCACTGAAAGAGGAATCTGGGCATTCAACGGAAAATGTTAAGGGGAAGTAG